In Urechidicola croceus, a single window of DNA contains:
- a CDS encoding glycosyltransferase family 2 protein — protein sequence MNISVVIPLLNEDESLKELYDWIVRVVQSNHYSYEILFIDDGSTDNSWNIIEQLSQKDTNVKGIRFQTNYGKSQALNAGFKAAKGEVIITMDADLQDSPDEIPELYDLITKDGYDLISGWKKKRYDSKIRKNIPSKLFNWAARKTSDLKLHDFNCGLKAYSNEVVKNVDVYGEMHRYIPVLAKNAGFTKIDEKVVQHQARKYGTTKFGMDRFINGFLDLITIWFLSKFGKRPMHLFGLLGTFMFLIGFLSALYIGTSKLLKVYYFHIPTRLITENPWFYIALTTMILGTLFFLSGFLGELILRSKRNGNLYNISNKINL from the coding sequence ATGAATATATCTGTAGTCATTCCTTTGTTGAATGAAGACGAATCTTTAAAAGAACTTTATGATTGGATTGTACGTGTTGTACAATCCAATCATTATTCTTATGAAATACTTTTTATTGATGATGGTAGCACCGATAATTCTTGGAATATCATTGAACAACTTTCTCAAAAAGACACAAATGTAAAAGGTATTCGATTTCAAACGAATTATGGGAAATCTCAAGCTCTTAACGCTGGTTTTAAAGCCGCTAAGGGTGAAGTAATCATTACAATGGATGCAGACTTACAAGATAGTCCAGATGAAATTCCAGAACTATATGACTTAATCACTAAAGATGGTTATGACCTTATTTCTGGCTGGAAAAAGAAACGATATGATTCTAAAATTAGAAAAAATATTCCTTCAAAGTTATTTAATTGGGCAGCACGTAAAACGTCAGATTTAAAATTACATGATTTTAATTGCGGACTCAAAGCATATAGCAATGAAGTTGTAAAAAATGTTGATGTGTATGGAGAAATGCATCGATATATACCTGTACTAGCTAAAAATGCTGGGTTTACTAAAATAGATGAAAAAGTAGTACAACATCAAGCAAGAAAATACGGAACAACCAAATTTGGAATGGATCGATTTATTAATGGTTTTTTGGATCTAATCACTATTTGGTTTTTATCAAAATTTGGAAAAAGACCAATGCATCTATTTGGACTTCTAGGAACCTTTATGTTTTTAATCGGTTTCTTATCCGCACTTTATATTGGGACTAGTAAATTATTAAAAGTATATTATTTTCATATTCCTACTCGATTAATCACAGAAAATCCATGGTTTTATATTGCATTAACTACAATGATTTTAGGAACTTTATTTTTCTTATCAGGCTTTTTAGGAGAATTAATTTTACGTTCAAAACGAAACGGAAATTTGTATAATATTAGCAATAAAATCAATCTTTAA
- a CDS encoding DUF4199 domain-containing protein, giving the protein MENQKTSSKSTILNYGLILGFFSIIVHLIQYSLGKHLEQDWKFSVLSLLVTVVLIYLGTKKFKELNENSLTFGQGLKIGVGIAVISAIVFILYNFIFMNFIEPDIAQQMMDFQEQKWIEAGMADEQIEGAKAMMSKFQSPAITSAIILAVSAFFGFIISLITSLAMKTE; this is encoded by the coding sequence ATGGAAAATCAAAAAACTTCATCGAAATCTACAATTTTAAATTACGGCCTTATCTTAGGTTTTTTTTCAATAATAGTTCATCTTATACAATATTCTTTAGGGAAACATTTAGAACAAGATTGGAAATTTAGTGTTCTAAGTTTATTAGTTACTGTAGTATTAATTTATTTAGGCACCAAAAAATTTAAAGAACTAAATGAAAACAGTTTAACTTTTGGTCAAGGGCTCAAAATTGGTGTTGGAATTGCAGTAATTAGCGCAATAGTTTTTATTTTATACAACTTTATATTTATGAATTTTATTGAGCCAGACATTGCTCAACAAATGATGGATTTTCAAGAACAAAAATGGATAGAAGCAGGAATGGCTGATGAACAAATTGAGGGTGCAAAAGCAATGATGTCTAAATTTCAAAGTCCTGCAATTACATCTGCAATAATACTTGCTGTGAGTGCATTTTTTGGTTTTATTATTTCATTAATTACATCTTTGGCCATGAAAACCGAATAA